The following are encoded in a window of Castanea sativa cultivar Marrone di Chiusa Pesio chromosome 5, ASM4071231v1 genomic DNA:
- the LOC142636097 gene encoding receptor-like protein EIX1 translates to MAASFATLHHVLYLVWFLPIAFSLSFFFFFKAESISNVSCNEKDKQALLTLKRGLTDQEHVLSSWSDHKDCCIWDRVFCDKKIGRVSELHLNYSRLGGEISSSLLQLEHLNYLDLSGNDFNCTPIPTFLGSMFSLTYLDLLGANFCGLIPHQLGNLSSLRYLSLGVNSLYVDNLRWMSGLSAIQHLDLGDADLHREVDWLQIMSCENSCNQDNYN, encoded by the coding sequence ATGGCCGCCTCTTTCGCAACTCTTCATCATGTGCTTTATTTAGTATGGTTCCTTCCCATTGCCTTCAGTctaagcttcttcttcttcttcaaagcaGAGTCAATCTCAAATGTCTCTTGCAATGAAAAAGACAAGCAAGCCCTTCTAACCCTCAAACGTGGTCTCACTGATCAAGAACACGTCCTCTCATCCTGGTCTGACCATAAAGATTGCTGTATTTGGGACCGAGTTTTCTGCGACAAGAAAATCGGCCGAGTCTCTGAGCTCCACCTCAATTATTCGAGGTTAGGCGGTGAGATTAGTAGTTCGTTGCTCCAATTAGAACATTTGAATTACTTGGATTTGAGTGGCAATGACTTTAATTGCACTCCGATCCCAACTTTCCTTGGTTCAATGTTCAGTCTCACATATCTTGACCTCTTAGGCGCTAACTTCTGTGGACTCATTCCTCATCAGCTTGGGAACCTTTCAAGCCTTCGCTATTTGTCACTTGGAGTTAATTCCCTCTATGTAGATAACCTTCGTTGGATGTCTGGTCTCTCTGCCATTCAACACCTTGACCTGGGTGATGCTGACCTTCACAGAGAAGTTGATTGGCTTCAAATAATGA